A genomic region of Streptosporangium lutulentum contains the following coding sequences:
- a CDS encoding single-stranded DNA-binding protein, translating into MADETVITVVGNLTDDPELRFIPSGAAVAHFTVASTPRVYDREAGDWKDAETLFLRCSAWRQEAEHVAQSLSRGTRVIVQGRLRQRAYETKEGERRTVVECEVDEIGPSLRFATARVTSARATEAPRARVLAHAGAKPADDLFTRNDEGGPSASRKDEEPF; encoded by the coding sequence ATGGCCGATGAAACCGTCATCACCGTCGTCGGCAACCTGACCGACGACCCCGAGCTGCGCTTCATTCCCAGCGGAGCCGCGGTCGCGCACTTCACCGTCGCGTCCACGCCCCGCGTCTACGACCGGGAGGCCGGGGACTGGAAGGACGCCGAGACGCTGTTCCTGCGCTGCTCGGCCTGGCGGCAGGAGGCGGAGCACGTCGCCCAGTCCCTGTCGCGCGGCACGCGCGTCATCGTCCAGGGGCGGCTGCGCCAGCGCGCGTACGAGACCAAGGAAGGCGAGCGCCGCACCGTGGTCGAGTGTGAGGTCGACGAGATCGGCCCCTCGCTGCGCTTCGCCACCGCGCGCGTCACCTCCGCGCGCGCGACCGAGGCCCCGCGCGCGAGGGTCCTTGCCCACGCCGGCGCCAAACCCGCCGACGACCTGTTCACCCGGAACGACGAGGGCGGACCCTCCGCCTCCCGGAAGGACGAGGAGCCCTTCTGA
- a CDS encoding ATP-binding protein: MNHFTFTTATKERAKARIALIGPTGSGKTYTALLTATGLGGRIALVDTEHGSAAKYADEFAFDTLPLTVFRPTTLVDVLAVAAHDGYDVMIIDSLSHFWSGAGGMLEQVDDAAKRVGGGGNFAGWKEARPQERAMIDALLAYPGHLIVTMRTKTEYVVESDERGRKVPRKVGLKPEQREGIEYEFDIVGDLDQENTLVISKSRAKPLSGAVFHKPGPEFAEAVFNWLDAGKPARSVPDYVTAATAPDATPDELRTLYEQVRRNNLLGAAVLDGDGETQTLGELIVRHGTAARNRTAQDGTPEAGTEQRKKGEEP; the protein is encoded by the coding sequence GTGAACCACTTCACCTTCACCACCGCCACCAAAGAACGGGCCAAGGCCCGCATCGCGCTCATCGGGCCCACCGGATCGGGTAAGACCTACACCGCCCTGCTCACCGCCACCGGACTCGGCGGGAGGATCGCCCTCGTCGACACCGAGCACGGCAGCGCCGCCAAGTACGCCGACGAGTTCGCCTTCGACACCCTCCCGCTCACGGTGTTCCGGCCCACCACGCTCGTCGACGTGCTCGCGGTGGCCGCCCACGACGGCTACGACGTCATGATCATCGACTCCCTGAGCCACTTCTGGTCCGGCGCCGGCGGGATGCTGGAGCAGGTCGACGACGCGGCCAAGCGCGTCGGAGGAGGCGGCAACTTCGCCGGTTGGAAGGAGGCCCGACCCCAGGAGCGGGCGATGATCGACGCCCTGCTCGCCTATCCCGGCCACCTCATCGTCACCATGCGCACCAAGACCGAGTACGTCGTCGAGTCCGACGAGCGCGGGCGTAAGGTGCCGCGCAAGGTCGGGCTCAAGCCCGAGCAGCGCGAGGGCATCGAGTACGAGTTCGACATCGTCGGCGACCTCGACCAGGAGAACACCCTGGTGATCTCCAAGTCCCGGGCGAAGCCGCTGTCCGGGGCGGTGTTCCACAAGCCGGGCCCGGAGTTCGCCGAGGCCGTCTTCAACTGGCTCGATGCCGGAAAGCCGGCCCGGTCGGTGCCCGACTACGTCACGGCGGCCACGGCCCCGGACGCCACCCCCGACGAGCTGCGCACCCTCTACGAACAGGTTCGCCGGAACAACCTGCTCGGCGCCGCCGTCCTGGACGGCGACGGGGAGACCCAGACGCTCGGCGAGCTGATCGTGCGCCACGGCACCGCGGCACGGAACCGGACCGCCCAGGACGGCACGCCAGAGGCCGGGACCGAGCAACGGAAAAAGGGTGAGGAGCCGTGA
- a CDS encoding RecB family exonuclease encodes MYSSETDDTPAGAPPATPRPVSLPSSLSPSRAADFMACPLLYRFRVIDRLPERPSEAATRGTLVHAVLERLFDDPAPTRTAAHARSMVAGEWERLLAAKPELAELFAAENNTEGSAEAGAIAPERLALWLASTERLVEQWFALEDPTRLEPAERELFVQATLDSGLTLRGIIDRVDVAPTGEVRIVDYKTGKAPRPEYAADALFQMKFYALMLWRLRGSVPNRLQLVYLGSGDVLTYDPTEGDLRIVERKLLALWDAIRQAAETADWRPRPSRLCGWCPHRALCPEFGGTPPPLPPAVGDDVRPAPGSR; translated from the coding sequence ATGTACTCGTCGGAGACCGACGACACACCGGCCGGCGCCCCACCCGCGACACCTCGGCCTGTCTCGCTGCCGTCGTCGCTGTCGCCGTCGCGCGCGGCCGACTTCATGGCCTGCCCACTGCTCTACCGGTTCCGGGTGATCGACCGGTTGCCGGAGAGGCCGAGCGAGGCGGCCACCCGCGGCACCCTCGTCCACGCGGTGCTGGAGCGGCTCTTCGACGACCCGGCGCCGACGCGCACCGCCGCCCACGCCCGTTCCATGGTGGCGGGCGAGTGGGAGCGGCTGCTGGCGGCGAAGCCGGAGCTCGCGGAGCTGTTCGCCGCGGAGAACAACACGGAGGGCTCCGCCGAGGCCGGCGCGATCGCTCCGGAGCGGCTGGCACTCTGGCTGGCGAGTACGGAGCGGCTCGTCGAGCAGTGGTTCGCGCTTGAGGACCCGACCCGGCTGGAGCCCGCGGAGCGGGAGCTGTTCGTCCAGGCGACGCTGGACTCCGGGCTGACGCTGCGCGGGATCATCGACCGGGTGGACGTCGCGCCCACCGGCGAGGTGCGGATCGTCGACTACAAGACCGGCAAGGCTCCTCGCCCCGAGTACGCGGCGGACGCGCTGTTCCAGATGAAGTTCTACGCCCTGATGCTGTGGCGGTTGCGTGGCAGCGTGCCGAACCGCCTGCAGCTGGTCTATCTCGGCAGCGGGGACGTGCTGACATACGACCCGACCGAGGGCGATCTACGGATCGTGGAGCGCAAGCTGCTGGCGCTGTGGGACGCGATCCGGCAGGCGGCGGAGACGGCCGACTGGCGCCCACGGCCGAGCCGGCTGTGCGGCTGGTGCCCCCACCGGGCGCTGTGCCCGGAGTTCGGCGGCACTCCCCCGCCCTTGCCGCCGGCCGTGGGGGACGACGTGCGCCCGGCGCCCGGCTCCCGCTGA